Proteins from a single region of Orcinus orca chromosome 20, mOrcOrc1.1, whole genome shotgun sequence:
- the NCCRP1 gene encoding F-box only protein 50 isoform X2, with product MEEVREGPALGGGMEEPSSTQELPSPPPPPSPPSPAAPETPGLPVPEQPTEGYAQQLLLQEWAPPGGSLELPPRLTWKLLFLQRPLYRNLLRSPNPEGINIYEPAPPTGPTQQPLETLGNFRGWHIKTEKLQQGLSWTVKQQSVDLLAEGLWEELLDVEQPNITVMDWYEDSRLDVCVYELHVWLLAADRRTVIAQHHVAPRTSGRGPPGHWVQVRLPTPSATRTRAFASQDLTEGGEQGLWVPHKNFFLTLVLPRCPTYSASTALASALSTSCTRPRTGWSAVGCCGRG from the exons ATGGAGGAGGTGCGGGAAGGACCAGCGCTCGGTGGCGGGATGGAAGAACCCTCGAGCACCCAGGAGCTGCCgtcgccgcccccgcccccgtcgCCGCCGTCGCCCGCGGCCCCCGAGACCCCCGGGCTCCCGGTGCCTGAGCAGCCGACCGAGGGCTATGCACAGCAGCTGCTGCTACAGGAATGGGCGCCGCCGGGAGGGAGCCTGGAGCTGCCCCCGCGCCTCACCTGGAAGCTTCTCTTCCTGCAGCGGCCGCTCTACCGCAACCTGCTCCGCTCTCCCAACCCCGAAG GCATCAACATTTATGAGCCAGCACCCCCTACTGGTCCCACACAGCAACCCCTGGAGACTCTGG GCAATTTCCGAGGCTGGCACATTAAGACGGAGAAGCTCCAGCAGGGCCTCAG CTGGACCGTGAAGCAGCAGAGTGTGGACCTTCTGGCGGAGGGCTTGTGGGAGGAGCTGCTCGACGTTGAGCAGCCAAACATCACGGTCATGGACTG gtatGAGGACAGCCGATTggacgtgtgtgtgtatgagctGCACGTCTGGCTGCTGGCAGCTGACCGCCGCACAGTCATCGCCCAGCACCACGTGGCCCCCCGGACCTCTGGGAGAGGCCCCCCTGGCCACTGGGTCCAGGTGAGACTCCCTACCCCGTCTGCCACCCGCACACGTGCTTTCGCATCCCAAGACCTCACAGAGGGAGGAGAGCAGGGTTTATGGGTCCCTCATAAGAACTTCTTCCTGACCCTGGTGCTGCCCAGGTGTCCCACGTATTCCGCCAGTACGGCCCTGGCGTCCGCTTTGTCCACTTCCTGCACAAGACCAAGAACCGGATGGAGCGCGGTGGGCTGCTGCGGACGAGGGTGA
- the NCCRP1 gene encoding F-box only protein 50 isoform X3 codes for MEEVREGPALGGGMEEPSSTQELPSPPPPPSPPSPAAPETPGLPVPEQPTEGYAQQLLLQEWAPPGGSLELPPRLTWKLLFLQRPLYRNLLRSPNPEGINIYEPAPPTGPTQQPLETLGNFRGWHIKTEKLQQGLSWTVKQQSVDLLAEGLWEELLDVEQPNITVMDWYEDSRLDVCVYELHVWLLAADRRTVIAQHHVAPRTSGRGPPGHWVQVSHVFRQYGPGVRFVHFLHKTKNRMERGGLLRTRVTDSSVSVQFRE; via the exons ATGGAGGAGGTGCGGGAAGGACCAGCGCTCGGTGGCGGGATGGAAGAACCCTCGAGCACCCAGGAGCTGCCgtcgccgcccccgcccccgtcgCCGCCGTCGCCCGCGGCCCCCGAGACCCCCGGGCTCCCGGTGCCTGAGCAGCCGACCGAGGGCTATGCACAGCAGCTGCTGCTACAGGAATGGGCGCCGCCGGGAGGGAGCCTGGAGCTGCCCCCGCGCCTCACCTGGAAGCTTCTCTTCCTGCAGCGGCCGCTCTACCGCAACCTGCTCCGCTCTCCCAACCCCGAAG GCATCAACATTTATGAGCCAGCACCCCCTACTGGTCCCACACAGCAACCCCTGGAGACTCTGG GCAATTTCCGAGGCTGGCACATTAAGACGGAGAAGCTCCAGCAGGGCCTCAG CTGGACCGTGAAGCAGCAGAGTGTGGACCTTCTGGCGGAGGGCTTGTGGGAGGAGCTGCTCGACGTTGAGCAGCCAAACATCACGGTCATGGACTG gtatGAGGACAGCCGATTggacgtgtgtgtgtatgagctGCACGTCTGGCTGCTGGCAGCTGACCGCCGCACAGTCATCGCCCAGCACCACGTGGCCCCCCGGACCTCTGGGAGAGGCCCCCCTGGCCACTGGGTCCAG GTGTCCCACGTATTCCGCCAGTACGGCCCTGGCGTCCGCTTTGTCCACTTCCTGCACAAGACCAAGAACCGGATGGAGCGCGGTGGGCTGCTGCGGACGAGGGTGACCgactcctctgtgtctgtgcagTTCAGGGAGTGA
- the NCCRP1 gene encoding F-box only protein 50 isoform X1: MEEVREGPALGGGMEEPSSTQELPSPPPPPSPPSPAAPETPGLPVPEQPTEGYAQQLLLQEWAPPGGSLELPPRLTWKLLFLQRPLYRNLLRSPNPEGINIYEPAPPTGPTQQPLETLGNFRGWHIKTEKLQQGLSWTVKQQSVDLLAEGLWEELLDVEQPNITVMDWYVPLHHRPAQPGRTQALPEAPASRHPPRDPPAAAGPSPAHLCGPFSLSPFLQCASPEAVPSSLDVATLFSGGEVPCLLQESGHVAPPGSLPLAAPRLCPMHYPPAPRISPISGLTIPVCHCLVTCPPPPPDHESHEGGVWGCLGHCCGASTTQPRCTKWVPGSVC, encoded by the exons ATGGAGGAGGTGCGGGAAGGACCAGCGCTCGGTGGCGGGATGGAAGAACCCTCGAGCACCCAGGAGCTGCCgtcgccgcccccgcccccgtcgCCGCCGTCGCCCGCGGCCCCCGAGACCCCCGGGCTCCCGGTGCCTGAGCAGCCGACCGAGGGCTATGCACAGCAGCTGCTGCTACAGGAATGGGCGCCGCCGGGAGGGAGCCTGGAGCTGCCCCCGCGCCTCACCTGGAAGCTTCTCTTCCTGCAGCGGCCGCTCTACCGCAACCTGCTCCGCTCTCCCAACCCCGAAG GCATCAACATTTATGAGCCAGCACCCCCTACTGGTCCCACACAGCAACCCCTGGAGACTCTGG GCAATTTCCGAGGCTGGCACATTAAGACGGAGAAGCTCCAGCAGGGCCTCAG CTGGACCGTGAAGCAGCAGAGTGTGGACCTTCTGGCGGAGGGCTTGTGGGAGGAGCTGCTCGACGTTGAGCAGCCAAACATCACGGTCATGGACTGGTATGTGCCTCTGCACCACCGGCCTGCCCAGCCAGGTCGCACACAGGCGCTCCCCGAAGCGCCAGCCTCACGCCATCCTCCCAGAGACCCTCCTGCCGCcgcaggacccagccctgcccacctctgtGGCCCCTTCTCTCTGAGTCCGTTCTTGCAGTGTGCCAGCCCAGAGGCTGTTCCTTCTTCCTTGGATGTGGCCACCCTCTTTTCTGGAGGCGAAGTCCCCTGTCTCCTTCAGGAGTCGGGACATGtggctccaccaggaagccttccccTGGCCGCCCCCAGGTTGTGTCCGATGCATTATCCTCCAGCGCCCCGGATTTCCCCCATCTCGGGCCTGACCATTCCTGTTTGTCACTGCCTGGTGACATGTCCGCCTCCCCCACCGGACCATGAATCCCATGAGGGTGGGGTATGGGGTTGTCTTGGTCACTGCTGTGGTGCTAGCACCACCCAGCCCCGGTGCACAAAGTGGGTGCCAGGGAGTGTGTGTTGA
- the SYCN gene encoding syncollin, producing the protein MSPLCSLLLAVALAAVPGVRGNCPEPASLKKPDGTRTCAKLYEKSDPYYENCCGGAELSVEPGTDLPYLPSGWNNAISSAVVAPRCELVVWSSRGKGGKTRKFSSGTYPRLEEYRLGIFGDWSNSISALYCRCLPAGPRA; encoded by the coding sequence ATGTCCCCTCTGTGCTCACTGCTGCTGGCTGTGGCCCTGGCGGCCGTCCCCGGCGTCCGAGGCAACTGCCCGGAGCCCGCCAGCCTCAAGAAACCCGACGGGACGCGCACGTGCGCCAAGCTCTACGAAAAGAGCGACCCCTACTACGAAAACTGCTGCGGCGGCGCCGAGCTGTCGGTGGAGCCGGGCACCGACCTGCCCTACCTGCCCTCTGGCTGGAACAACGCCATCTCGTCCGCCGTGGTGGCCCCGCGCTGCGAGCTCGTCGTGTGGTCCTCTCGCGGCAAGGGCGGCAAGACGCGCAAATTCTCCTCCGGCACCTACCCGCGCCTGGAAGAGTACCGCCTCGGCATCTTCGGGGACTGGTCCAACTCCATCTCCGCGCTCTACTGCAGGTGCCTGCCCGCTGGCCCGCGCGCCTAG
- the LOC101280138 gene encoding interferon lambda-3-like: MKLDVAPGCRLLLVLLTVAPSRTGAVPVPSPLGALPGARGCHMAQFKSLSPQELQAFKRAKDAFEESLLQKDWNCSSRLFPRTRDLRQLQVWERPVALEAELALTRNVLEATANSSLDHILDQPLHTLHHIHSKLQACVPARPTAGPRPRDRLHHWLHRLQEAPKKESRDCLEASVVFNLFRLLTRDLKCVASGDQCV, encoded by the exons ATGAAGCTGG ACGTGGCCCCCGGCTGCAGGCTGCTGCTGGTGCTGCTGACTGTGGCGCCGAGCAGGACAGGAGCGGTTCCTGTGCCCTCACCCCTCGGGGCCCTCCCAGGTGCAAGGGGCTGCCACATGGCCCAGTTCAAGTCTCTGTCCCCACAAGAGCTGCAGGCCTTCAAGAGGGCCAAGGATGCCTTT GAAGAGTCGCTCTTGCAGAAGGACTGGAACTGCAGCTCCCGCCTCTTCCCCAGGACCCGGGACCTGAGGCAGCTGCAG GTGTGGGAGCGCCCCGTGGCCTTGGAGGCAGAGCTGGCCCTGACACGGAATGTCCTGGAGGCCACGGCTAACTCATCCCTGGATCACATCCTGGACCAGCCCCTTCACACGCTGCACCACATCCACTCCAAGCTCCAGGCCTGT GTCCCAGCTCGGCCCACAGCAGGCCCCAGGCCCCGGGACCGCCTCCACCACTGGCTGCACCGGCTCCAGGAGGCCCCGAAGAAG gagtCCCGGGACTGCCTCGAAGCCTCTGTCGTGTTCAACCTCTTCCGCCTCCTCACCCGGGACCTGAAATGTGTTGCCAGTGGAGACCAGTGTGTCTGA
- the LOC105748076 gene encoding interferon lambda-4-like: MGPSGAAAVAVGLWVLVTVGVAADPEVVEPPRRSLSHYRSLDPRALLAIKALRDCYLKETLSWRPRNCSFRRRRDPPRPSSRALLRQVARGLADAQDVLSSLPSPELFPGVGPTLELLAAAGRDVAACLELVRPGSRSKSLRRPRRRPQTRTADSPRCHEATVIFNLLRLLAWDLRLVAHSGPCL, encoded by the exons ATGGGGCCGAGTGGCGCAGCCGCGGTGGCCGTGGGGCTGTGGGTCTTGGTGACGGTGGGCGTGGCAGCGGACCCCGAAGTGGTGGAGCCTCCGCGCCGCTCCCTCTCACACTACCGCTCCCTGGACCCCCGGGCGCTGCTGGCCATCAAGGCACTGAGGGACTGCTATTTGA AAGAGACGCTGAGCTGGAGGCCGCGCAACTGCTCGTTCCGCCGGAGGAGGGACCCTCCGCGGCCTTCC TCCCGTGCGCTGCTCCGCCAGGTGGCCCGCGGCCTCGCCGACGCCCAAGACGTGCTGAGCAGCCTGCCGAGCCCCGAGCTGTTCCCCGGCGTCGGCCCGACCCTGGAGCTGCTGGCGGCCGCGGGGCGGGACGTGGCGGCCTGC CTCGAGCTGGTCCGGCCAGGCTCCCGGAGCAAGTCCCTGCGGAGGCCCAGGAGGCGTCCCCAAACTCGCACAGCT GACTCGCCTCGGTGCCACGAAGCCACCGTCATCTTCAACCTCCTGCGCCTGCTCGCGTGGGACCTGCGGCTGGTGGCGCACTCGGGTCCTTGTCTGTGA